From Salinirubellus salinus, the proteins below share one genomic window:
- a CDS encoding outer membrane protein assembly factor BamB family protein encodes MPSPTRRALLAAAGTAAFAGCTSLEGLTGRSTPAPAPFLTEPTDWAHPHHDAGNTGVSPGATAPDSLAVESAWTAPLEADEVDGGRTVVARTDETLLVHVEFNGFYDDRVEARDPTSGDVRWTYVDGEADEPVSFGRPVVAGDGVYLTAVTDQRGDGHPSGSLRTISLADGTERGRVPLDSPSFHGPIVAGGRCLVVTRDEERRLSLVART; translated from the coding sequence GCCGGTTGTACCTCGCTGGAAGGACTCACCGGTCGATCGACGCCCGCTCCGGCCCCGTTCCTCACCGAACCGACCGACTGGGCACACCCGCACCACGACGCCGGGAACACCGGTGTCTCGCCCGGTGCGACCGCGCCGGACTCGCTCGCGGTCGAATCGGCGTGGACCGCGCCTCTCGAGGCCGACGAGGTCGACGGCGGCCGGACGGTGGTCGCCCGCACCGACGAGACGCTCCTCGTCCACGTCGAGTTCAACGGCTTCTACGACGACCGGGTCGAGGCCCGCGACCCGACGAGCGGTGACGTGCGCTGGACGTACGTGGACGGGGAGGCGGACGAACCGGTCTCGTTCGGTCGCCCGGTCGTCGCCGGCGACGGCGTGTACCTGACCGCCGTCACCGACCAGCGCGGCGACGGACACCCTTCGGGGTCACTCCGCACCATCTCGCTGGCCGACGGGACCGAGCGCGGACGGGTCCCGCTCGACAGCCCCTCGTTCCACGGGCCCATCGTCGCGGGCGGGCGGTGTCTCGTCGTCACCCGGGACGAGGAGCGACGCCTCTCGCTCGTGGCGCGAACGTAG